The nucleotide sequence TGTCCGACCAGTATATGGTTGCTTTGTCGAACGTGTGGACCTTTGGAACCGAAGCCGGCATTCCGGCCATGGCGAATGAAGTCGACGCGCGAACGACCGTTTCGTCGCCGCGGATGCTGAGCGTAGAATCGATGATGGCAGATTGCGTCAGCTCGCTGCGAGTGTGAACATGAGTCTGCGACTGCTCGAACCAATCGACGCCGGTGAGTACGCCTTGCTCGGACGTGAGGAACGCAGCCTGCGGGCATGGGCCCGTGGTGATGGCCAAGGTAGCGGATGTCAGAGTGGCATAGACGAGAATGAACGCGCAGACGATTTTCATGGCCGCCGTTTCCTTTCGCGGCCCCGTTGATGCAGCGGCGCGAAGACGAGAGTGAGACCGTAGAGCTGACCGGGTCCCTTTGGCTGCGAGACGCTGGTCAGCAGGCGCTGAATCGAGCGGGCGACCTTCGCAACATTGGCAGGCGTTAACCAACCCGTAGTGCGGAGCGCCCAGAGATCGCGATCCGGCCCTGAGGCGACGACGTCAGCACGTCTGATGGATCGCCCATAATCGCGGATGCCCATGCGCATCATCGAACTCACGATCGCCGAAGCCGCCTTTTCCCTCGCGGGACTCCGCGGGTCGAGGCGCAGCTCGAGCTGAGGGGCGACCGCTCGATATGCGGATTCCTGACGGCGACCCTTTTGCGCGAAGCCGGTGCGCACGATCAAGCCGACGCGCAGCAAAGCGCGGACGTGGTAGTAGAGCGCGTCGGGTGGTCTGCCGAGCGCTGCAGCCAATTCCGCGACCGAGACCGTCCCCAGCCGAGGAAGCACGTCGACGATCTCTTGCCGGACTCCGGAGGCGAGCGCCGCCAGTTGCGGTTTATTTTCGACGAAGTGTTTTTCAGTTTTGCTCATAAACGCCATGCTAGCACTTCGTTGAAATTATGTCAAATATTTCAACAGCGGTGGGAATGGTGGCGTCTGAGCGGGCCGGAATTCCTGAACGGCGATCCACATCGGAAACAATTCGATGTCGATTCTGATCTTTGCAAAGGGGGCGACCTGGTTTCTTGGTTACGCAGGCCCCACGACGATTGGCGGCCCGTCGGGCAATCCCCATTCCGCCCACGAGCCGTCGTAGAGCGCCGAGCCGCGGACGCCGAGACGATAAAGGGCGAACGTCAAAACGCTCGCCGATACGCCGGAGCCGCACATCGTGACGATCGGCCGTTCAAGGTCCACGCCCGCGCCGGAGAAGGAGCGGCGCAAGTCTGAGAGAGGCTTCATCGCGCCGGTCGCGGGTTCGATCAGGTCTCCATAGGGGACGTTGCGGCTTCCACGTATGTGCCCCGAGCGGCGGCCCGGCCAAGGCTCCGCAGCGGTTCCTTCGAACCGGTCGCGCGCGCGCGCATCGAGAACCTGTTCGGCGCGTGAGTCGATATTCGCGAGCACTTGCTGTCTGTTCCGCACGAAAGCGCCATCGAACGCCGCGGCGAATCGTCCGGGCTGCGCTCTGACAATTCCGGATTCCGTCGGGCGACCTTCCAATACCCATTTTTTCAGGCCGCCGTCGAGCACCGCCGCCTTATCGTGGCCGAAACTCAAGAACATCCACCATGCGCGCGGCGCGGCCAGCCAACTCCCCGAGTCGTAGACGACGACGAGATCATCATCGGAGATTCCGAGCGCTGCGACATCGCGGGCGAATTGCTCCGCAGCGGGATACATGTGCGGCAGCGGGCTCCCGTGGTCCGAGACGGCGTCGACATCGAAAAACGCGGCACCGGGGATATGACTCTTGAGATATTCCTCGCTCGGGCGCGGCGTTGCCCCAGGCATTTTGAACGAGGCATCGATGACACGCACGTGCGGGTCTGCGAGATGTCCGACTAGCCAATCGGTTGAGACGAGCGGATCTTCGTTGGTGCTCATTGGTAGAACGGGGATTCAAAAGGAATGCAGACGATGCCTCGCGTCTTTTCGAGCTTAGTAGTGAAATACGTCGGCGATGGTCAACCCATGTCGTCGATCTATCATAAGCGATAGTCGCGAGATAAGAGGTGATTCATGGGCGCGAC is from Candidatus Eremiobacteraceae bacterium and encodes:
- a CDS encoding helix-turn-helix domain-containing protein codes for the protein MSKTEKHFVENKPQLAALASGVRQEIVDVLPRLGTVSVAELAAALGRPPDALYYHVRALLRVGLIVRTGFAQKGRRQESAYRAVAPQLELRLDPRSPAREKAASAIVSSMMRMGIRDYGRSIRRADVVASGPDRDLWALRTTGWLTPANVAKVARSIQRLLTSVSQPKGPGQLYGLTLVFAPLHQRGRERKRRP
- the sseA gene encoding 3-mercaptopyruvate sulfurtransferase, whose amino-acid sequence is MSTNEDPLVSTDWLVGHLADPHVRVIDASFKMPGATPRPSEEYLKSHIPGAAFFDVDAVSDHGSPLPHMYPAAEQFARDVAALGISDDDLVVVYDSGSWLAAPRAWWMFLSFGHDKAAVLDGGLKKWVLEGRPTESGIVRAQPGRFAAAFDGAFVRNRQQVLANIDSRAEQVLDARARDRFEGTAAEPWPGRRSGHIRGSRNVPYGDLIEPATGAMKPLSDLRRSFSGAGVDLERPIVTMCGSGVSASVLTFALYRLGVRGSALYDGSWAEWGLPDGPPIVVGPA